The Salvia miltiorrhiza cultivar Shanhuang (shh) chromosome 1, IMPLAD_Smil_shh, whole genome shotgun sequence genome has a window encoding:
- the LOC131006196 gene encoding receptor-like protein 7, with the protein MLPKLFFVISTLISSFIFTTHSYNTQCLHHQKILLLQLKDELSFDSFFSTKLVRWNETDECCKWHGVECDVAGYVVSLQLDYEFISGGIADSSSLFRLVHLQKLNLAYNSFNFTPIPKGIHNLTYLTHLNLSDAGFGGQVPAEISSLRRLVSLDISNYFISVKLEMLVQNLTGLRELYLDYANVTSSHERRKWSHIISSYLPNLTALSLSGCGLSGPLTKSFGQLHSLSILQLDWSDLSTELPDLFANFPSLTILSLYSCGLKGSIPPTFANLTNLIRVNLAYNFFTGSLSSTLFEGLSNLVYLDLSYNSFSGNIPHSLFALPSLLRLDLRSNQFNGTFQLDKFQSLANLTRLHLSYNRLSVDVGNVNSSSYGNLQLKELGLASCNLSHFPNFIKYLDMEEVDLSHNGIGGEIPSWIWGTQLQSLNLSFNLLTHLQKPYHIPASLLDLYLHSNQLKGELYLPIPPASQLSKLLLANNSLSGSIPTSLCSATSLHVLDLSGNRLSGSIPPCLLENISDLDLSQNNISGSIPDHFPMDCRLEYLDLNNNALEGKIPKSLERCERLQFMNVGNNNITDSFPCILSSMLRVLVLHSNRFYGEVRCHNMSWENLQILDISSNQFSGNLESINFSTWKTLMLQSDVQLRNGNLVVYYSQLWTSLSITLIMKGRNSEYHTIWSEFGIIDFSCNNFGGEIPNAIGDLTSLHQLNLSHNALNGSIPNSFGQLRNLESLDLSVNRLIGPIPVELAGLTFLQVLNLSYNKLVGEIPNGRQFQTFSADSFKGNAGLCGFNLNISCNHSNGSDHLWPQEDENGEEKSEIEWEYVSSALGYVVGLGSIAWTLLCRRSFRERYFEKIEEIVDKIFYERARRRRHERRRKRVEMRKEIRRQRRS; encoded by the coding sequence ATGCTTCCAAAGTTGTTCTTCGTCATTTCTACACTAATTTCCTCCTTCATTTTCACTACTCATTCTTATAATACCCAATGCCTTCACCATCAGAAAATCTTGTTGCTTCAACTCAAGGATGAGTTGAGCTTCGATTCTTTCTTTTCAACAAAATTGGTGCGATGGAATGAAACGGATGAGTGCTGCAAGTGGCACGGTGTGGAATGTGATGTTGCTGGCTACGTCGTCAGTTTGCAGCTCGATTATGAGTTTATTTCTGGTGGAATCGCGGATTCATCGAGTCTCTTCAGACTTGTGCATCTGCAGAAGCTAAATCTAGCCTACAATTCTTTCAACTTCACTCCCATCCCGAAAGGTATTCACAATCTCACCTATTTGACACACTTGAATTTATCCGATGCTGGATTTGGTGGGCAGGTTCCAGCTGAAATTTCTTCCTTGAGGAGGTTGGTTAGTCTCGATATCtctaattattttatatctGTGAAACTGGAGATGCTTGTCCAAAATCTAACAGGGCTTCGAGAGCTCTATCTTGATTATGCCAATGTTACTTCCTCTCATGAGAGGAGAAAATGGAGCCACATTATATCATCATATTTACCCAACCTCACCGCGTTGAGCTTGAGTGGTTGTGGTTTATCTGGCCCTTTAACTAAGTCCTTTGGGCAactccattccctttccatccTTCAACTAGATTGGAGCGATCTCTCAACAGAACTTCCAGACTTGTTCGCCAATTTTCCAAGTTTGACCATTTTGTCTCTTTATAGCTGCGGTTTGAAGGGTTCGATTCCACCCACCTTTGCTAACCTAACCAACCTGATTCGTGTCAATCTGGCATATAACTTCTTCACAGGCTCACTTTCTTCTACGCTGTTTGAAGGTCTTTCCAATCTTGTTTATTTAGATTTGTCATATAATTCATTCTCTGGTAATATTCCCCACTCTCTCTTTGCTCTCCCTTCATTGTTGAGACTTGATCTTCGCAGCAATCAGTTTAATGGCACTTTTCAACTGGACAAGTTTCAAAGTCTTGCCAATCTAACCCGACTTCATCTATCTTACAATAGATTGTCAGTAGATGTTGGTAACGTCAATTCAAGTTCATATGGAAATCTCCAACTAAAAGAGTTAGGACTAGCTTCATGTAACTTGTCCCATTTTCCTAATTTCATCAAATATTTGGATATGGAAGAAGTGGACCTCTCACACAATGGGATTGGTGGGGAGATACCTAGTTGGATTTGGGGAACACAGCTTCAGTCTTTGAACCTCTCTTTCAATCTTCTAACACATCTGCAAAAGCCTTACCATATCCCTGCTTCTCTTCTAGACCTATACTTGCACTCTAACCAGCTCAAGGGTGAGCTATACCTGCCCATTCCACCAGCGTCTCAACTCTCGAAGTTGTTACTTGCTAATAACAGTTTAAGTGGATCGATTCCAACCTCCCTTTGCAGTGCCACGAGCCTCCATGTTCTTGATTTGTCTGGCAATAGATTAAGTGGCAGCATACCCCCTTGCTTACTTGAAAACATTTCAGACTTAGATCTAAGCCAAAACAACATCAGCGGTAGCATTCCAGATCATTTTCCTATGGATTGTAGGCTAGAATATTTGGATCTTAACAATAATGCTTTAGAAGGGAAAATCCCAAAGTCCCTTGAAAGATGCGAGCGCTTGCAGTTCATGAATGTTGGGAACAACAACATCACTGACAGTTTCCCTTGCATACTATCATCGATGTTGCGAGTTCTTGTTTTGCACTCTAACAGATTCTATGGAGAAGTAAGATGTCACAACATGAGCTGGGAAAATCTCCAAATTCTAGATATATCTTCCAATCAGTTCAGTGGAAATCTGGAATCGATAAACTTTTCTACTTGGAAGACACTGATGCTACAGAGTGATGTACAATTGAGGAACGGCAATTTAGTTGTCTATTACTCACAATTGTGGACTTCATTAAGCATCACATTAATCATGAAAGGGAGAAATTCAGAGTATCACACGATTTGGTCAGAGTTTGGTATCATTGATTTCTCTTGCAATAATTTCGGAGGAGAGATACCAAATGCAATTGGTGATCTAACCTCACTTCATCAGCTCAACCTCTCCCACAATGCCCTCAATGGAAGCATCCCAAACTCATTTGGTCAGTTGAGGAATCTCGAATCACTCGACCTCTCTGTAAATCGACTCATCGGGCCAATACCAGTGGAGCTTGCAGGGCTCACATTTCTTCAAGTCCTGAATCTGTCCTACAATAAGCTGGTTGGAGAGATCCCAAATGGGCGTCAGTTTCAAACATTTTCAGCTGATTCCTTCAAAGGAAATGCGGGGTTGTGTGGTTTCAATCTCAACATAAGCTGCAATCATAGTAATGGCAGTGATCATTTGTGGCCACAAGAAGATGAAAACGGGGAAGAGAAGAGTGAGATCGAGTGGGAGTATGTATCTTCTGCGCTTGGTTATGTTGTGGGATTAGGAAGCATTGCATGGACGCTTTTATGCCGCAGAAGCTTCAGAGAAAGATATTTCGAGAAAATAGAAGAGATTGTTGACAAGATTTTCTACGAGAGAgccagaagaagaagacatgaaagaagaagaaaaagagtagagatgagaaaAGAGATTAGGAGACAGCGGAGAAGTTGA
- the LOC131013303 gene encoding F-box/kelch-repeat protein At3g23880-like, which produces MNHSPQDAEQFILEVSRSPQNLKSSPAPPAMETHKEITEEILSRLPVKSLLRFRCVSKPWRSLIDSKRFIKTHLQNSARNPSLARHKVLLLKFVSKQMLMQRSVLDSSEDQALELEFPTRHHNVLLLKSVSKKMLMLRSVLDSSEDQALELEFPVDFNFCVVEPIYRNLQEMWYIYYDSCGFGWDESSGDYKVFATTSARAIAMMYSLKSDSWKEVKGWDSWKNSFCSIRKTEMGMLASGSLHWETYTPLDSKREVFKRGVHAFDLKREVLGAVELPECWEGHWWEGIGVIGECLSVYYWCEDSSCLNIWMKKESWEKVVVLDELCNPLHISPALAPFWGDGFLLIKIGNFLVFDGKGFRNVVSLKDSDVYIESLISPLDA; this is translated from the exons ATGAACCACAGCCCACAAGATGCTGAACAATTCATCCTAGAAGTTTCTCGAAGCCCTCAAAATTTGAAATCATCGCCGGCGCCACCAGCCATGGAGACCCATAAAGAAATCACCGAAGAAATACTGTCAAGACTGCCGGTGAAATCACTCTTGAGATTCAGGTGCGTTTCCAAACCATGGCGATCTCTGATCGACAGCAAACGATTCATCAAAACCCACCTTCAAAATTCGGCAAGAAACCCTAGTTTAGCCCGCCACAAGGTTTTGTTGCTCAAATTTGTCTCTAAACAAATGCTGATGCAACGGTCTGTACTCGATAGCTCAGAAGATCAAGCTCTAGAACTGGAATTCCCAACCCGCCACCACAATGTTTTGTTGCTCAAATCTGTCTCTAAAAAAATGCTGATGCTACGGTCTGTACTCGATAGCTCAGAAGATCAAGCTCTAGAACTGGAATTCCCAGTCGATTTTAATT TTTGTGTTGTGGAACCCATCTACCGGAATCTCCAAGAAATGTGGTACATATATTACGACAGTTGTGGGTTCGGTTGGGATGAATCGAGTGGCGATTACAAGGTTTTTGCGACTACGAGTGCTAGGGCTATAGCTATGATGTACAGCTTGAAGAGTGATTCATGGAAGGAAGTGAAGGGTTGGGATTCATGGAAGAATAGTTTTTGCTCTATACGAAAAACGGAAATGGGGATGTTAGCAAGTGGGAGTCTCCACTGGGAGACGTATACTCCATTAGACTCGAAGAGAGAGGTGTTCAAACGAGGCGTACATGCATTCGACTTGAAGAGAGAGGTGTTGGGGGCGGTGGAGCTGCCGGAGTGCTGGGAGGGCCACTGGTGGGAGGGTATTGGGGTGATCGGAGAATGCCTTTCGGTATACTACTGGTGTGAGGATTCGAGTTGCTTGAATATTTGGATGAAGAAGGAGTCTTGGGAGAAAGTGGTGGTTCTTGATGAGCTGTGCAATCCTCTCCATATTTCTCCGGCCTTGGCTCCTTTCTGGGGTGATGGGTTTTTGTTGATCAAGATTGGGAATTTCTTGGTTTTTGATGGGAAAGGGTTTAGGAATGTGGTTTCGTTGAAAGATTCCGATGTCTACATTGAAAGTTTAATCTCACCATTAGATGCCTAG
- the LOC131006210 gene encoding uncharacterized protein LOC131006210 gives MDELILKSFNGGGDNKHYLSIMSPQDMSPKEGFEFFFYDYRALDFGGNTCRGLLYFNCDDQIVLCNLTTKELKFVAPPKKPIPSHTTLDGCGFGYDPKSGDYKLIRNYDRCSCCNGEDYEECFDQHPREKKTELYSFKSGSWKEIPAPDAYIGPCYCVYVEGSCYWRAQLGSAFGGPSCEAPIWFDVLSFDFTDEIFSCIPSPVSEIHFIYVLVECRGFLGAVVYENPSGDSKCGVNSFELRIWKERSWAKSYVVAVYGIEKPLGLIDGRFLFLKRKGVDQLLVYDYITKEMKKPDIDAHAQNVSVVSYVENRVVLVYDLVTEEKTTKVLSYVENGAMLPNHAKM, from the coding sequence ATGGATGAGCTTATTTTGAAAAGTTTTAATGGTGGTGGCGATAATAAGCATTATTTATCTATCATGTCTCCCCAAGACATGTCTCCCAAGGAAGGCTTCGAATTTTTCTTTTATGATTATAGAGCACTAGATTTTGGTGGTAATACTTGTCGCGGGTTGTTGTATTTCAATTGTGATGACCAAATTGTTCTCTGCAACTTAACAACTAAAGAATTGAAATTTGTTGCTCCGCCCAAGAAACCCATTCCATCTCACACCACGTTGGATGGTTGTGGTTTCGGATACGATCCTAAATCTGGCGACTACAAGTTGATACGAAACTATGATAGATGCTCTTGCTGCAATGGAGAAGATTACGAGGAATGTTTTGATCAACATCCTCGCGAGAAAAAAACTGAGTTGTATTCGTTTAAAAGTGGTTCTTGGAAGGAGATTCCAGCTCCTGATGCTTACATTGGCCCCTGTTATTGTGTGTATGTTGAGGGGAGTTGTTATTGGCGAGCACAACTTGGTTCGGCTTTTGGTGGTCCATCATGTGAAGCCCCAATATGGTTTGATGTTCTCTCATTTGACTTTACTGATGAAATTTTCTCTTGCATCCCTTCACCGGTTAGtgagattcattttatatatgttcttGTTGAGTGTCGAGGGTTTTTGGGTGCTGTTGTCTATGAAAATCCCTCTGGAGATTCCAAGTGTGGAGTCAACTCTTTTGAGCTTAGGATATGGAAAGAAAGGTCGTGGGCCAAATCATATGTCGTTGCGGTTTATGGTATTGAAAAACCGTTGGGATTGATAGATGGTCGTTTTCTCTTTCTTAAAAGAAAAGGAGTAGATCAGTTACTAGTTTATGATTATATTACGAAAGAGATGAAGAAACCAGATATTGATGCTCATGCACAAAATGTGAGTGTTGTTTCTTATGTTGAGAACAGAGTTGTGCTAGTTTATGATCTGGTCACAGAAGAAAAAACGACGAAGGTTCTTTCTTATGTTGAGAATGGTGCTATGCTGCCGAATCATGCAAAAATGTAA